The following are from one region of the Macaca thibetana thibetana isolate TM-01 chromosome 2, ASM2454274v1, whole genome shotgun sequence genome:
- the CCDC51 gene encoding mitochondrial potassium channel isoform X2, translating to MVARGLVREAREDLEVHQAKLKEVRDRLDRVSREDSQYLELATLEHRMLQEEKRLRTAYLRAEDSEREKFSLFSAAVRESHEKERTRAERTKNWSLIGSVLGALIGVAGSTYVNRVRLQELKALLLEAQKGPVSLQEAIREQASSYSLQQRDLHNLMVDLRGLVHAVGPGQGSGSQAGTPPTRDRDVDVLSAALKEQLSHSRQVHSCLEGLREQLDGLEKTCSQMAGVVQLVKAAAHPGLAEPADGAMPSSLLEQGSMILALSDTEQRLEAQVNRNTIYSTLVTCVTFVATLPVLYMLFRAS from the exons ATGGTGGCCCGAGGGCTTGTCCGAGAGGCTCGGGAGGACTTGGAAGTTCACCAGGCCAagctgaaggaggtgagggaccGCTTGGACCGTGTCTCCAGGGAGGACAGTCAGTACTTGGAACTGGCTACTCTCGAGCACAGGATGCTGCAG GAGGAGAAGAGACTTCGCACAGCCTATCTGCGTGCAGAAGACTCTGAGCGCGAGAAATTCTCCCTCTTCTCTGCAGCTGTGCGGGAAAGTCATGAGAAGGAGCGCACAAGGGCGGAGAGGACCAAGAACTGGTCCCTCATTGGCTCAGTCCTGGGGGCCCTGATTGGTGTGGCTGGCTCCACCTATGTGAACCGTGTCCGGCTACAGGAGCTGAAGGCCTTACTCCTGGAGGCACAGAAGGGGCCTGTGAGTCTCCAGGAGGCCATTCGAGAACAGGCGTCTAGCTACTCCCTCCAGCAGAGGGACCTCCACAATCTCATGGTGGACTTGAGAGGCCTGGTACATGCTGTTGGGCCGGGGCAGGGCTCTGGGTCACAGGCAGGTACTCCCCCTACCAGAGACAGAGATGTAGACGTCCTTTCAGCTGCCTTGAAAGAGCAGCTCAGTCATTCCAGGCAAGTCCATTCATGTCTAGAAGGCTTACGAGAGCAGCTTGATGGCCTAGAAAAGACTTGTAGCCAAATGGCTGGGGTGGTTCAGCTTGTAAAGGCTGCAGCACACCCAGGCCTGGCGGAACCAGCAGACGGGGCTATGCCCAGCTCCTTGCTAGAGCAGGGGAGTATGATCTTGGCACTGTCGGACACGGAGCAGAGACTAGAAGCCCAAGTCAACAGGAACACCATCTACAGCACCCTGGTCACCTGTGTGACATTTGTGGCCACACTACCTGTGCTCTACATGCTATTCAGAGCCAGCTaa